The window ACAATGAAATGCTGGTAGAGAAAGACATTACCTTTTTCTCCCACTGTGAACATCATTTTGTACCTATTTATGGAAAAGCACATGTGGCTTATATTTCTAATGGCAGTGTAATCGGATTGTCTAAAATAAATAGAATTGTTCAATATTTTGCCAAAAGGCCTCAGGTTCAAGAAAGGCTTACTGTCCAAATTGGTAATGAACTAAAAAAAGCTTTAGGGACAGATGATGTAGCTGTAATTATGGACGCAGACCATATGTGCGTATCCAGCAGAGGCGTACGAGACACTAGCAGCAGTACTGTCACCTCTTTTTATAGCGGGAAGTTTGAAAATGACAATCAAAAAAGAACCGAATTCCTCAAATACATTTCTCTATCAAGGTAATCTCCTTTTAACCTTATAATTAACTGTATTTAAAGCTGTTATTTCTAAAAAAATAACAGCTTTTTTTTATACCTCCCCATTTTACCAGGAAAAATATTAAACAATTTGGCTACTAATTAATTCTACTTAGTAAACATTGTGTAAGTATATGAAGGGAAAGAAGATTATCATCATCGGTGGTAAAAGTGGAATTGGTAAAAAAGTGGTGGAAAGTCTCAACCAAAAAGGTGCCGAGGTATATGCTTTCTCAAGGTCATTTTCAGGAGAACACCACTTTGATGTTTTAGAAGATTTTGAAGCAATACCCAATGTACCTGAAGAAATTCATGGATTGGTTTATTGCCCAGGGACAATCAATTTAAAACCATTCAAAAGGCTAACAATCGATGACTTCAGACATGACCTGGAGGTCAATTACCTTGGAGCAATAAAAACGTTACAGTTTTTAGAGAATTCATTGAAAAAATCGAAAACTGCCTCTGTTGTGCTATATAGTAGCATTGCAGTACAGACCGGCTTGGGTTTTCACAGCTCCATTGCCGGGGCAAAAGGGGCCATAGAAGGGCTTACTCGGTCTCTCGCAGCCGAATGGGCCAATTTTGGTATTCGCGTCAATGCCATTGCACCATCACTTACCGACACTCCTTTAGCAAAGGTTTTGCTTTCTACGGATGACAAACGAAATACTGCTGATAAAAGGCATCCCCTTGGCCGGTTTGGGAAAGCTACAGATATTGCTGCCGCTACAATATTTTTACTATCTGATCAATCTTCTTGGGTTACCGGGCAGGTAATTAAGGTGGATGGTGGCATATCGGCAATTAAATAATTACCCCCTTCAATGGAAAAAATAGAGCAGATAGGCAAGGATTGCCTTCGTATTTAAATCAGTTAAGTAATGAGGACTCCACCGGAATCATATCTAATTTTTAAAGCAGAATTAAAAAAAGCCAAGCTTGAAAAAGAGCTATTAAAGCAAGAATATGAGGATAAGCTAAAAAAAATCAACCAAGAATTATCCCGATTGAAAGAGCAAATTTCAGCCCAACAAGACCTGATGAAAACAACCATAAATTATGCAGTTAAGCTTGAAGATGACTTAGAGAATTTCAAACAGTTTGTTGAAGAGGAGAAAAACAATAGAAAAAGCTCTTTTCATTAATCAATTATTTACATTGCCTGTATAATAAGGTAATGAAGCAGAACAAGAATGATTATGACTGACACCTTGAATAAACAGGAATTGCAAGATTTCAAAATTGCTATAGACGAAGAATATGCTAGGGTTGAAACCAATAAACCCAAAGGGATTATCCTCTGCACTTTATTGGTAGATTATGTACCAATTACCGATTTTAAAGCTATTTTCAACAAAATCACTAAAATTGTAAAAGAAGGTAACTACAACAAATTCATATTCGACAAAAGAGCTTTAAGGGCTTTTCACCAACCCAGCATGGAATGGTATTTTTTAGAATGGAAGAAAGAAGTGTTTTTTTATGGAATCAAAACACATAGGAAAATTTTACCAAAAGAAGCATGGTTTGTGAAACTGGTTATGATAGCCAAAAAACAAATTACACTGGAAAATCCCGGCAATATTATTCGTAACCTTGATATAAAATACTGCGACAGCATAGAAGAAGCCATAGCTGAATAATGAAGCGATTTACAAAAGACATCTTGATTAATAAAGGCAAAGTCTTCAATAGAAATTTCGTCAACTGCCTGAGTGGATACAAAAGTTTGAATCTTATTGGGAGCATTAATACCGAAAATGCTAAAACAAATTTAGCCCCATTTAGTCAAGTATTTCATATCGGAGCCAACCCAGCTACGGTTGGTGTTTTATTCCGCCCCCATTCCGTGGAACGGCATACATTGGAAAACATCCTTCAAAATGGCTGTTTCACTTTAAACCACGTAGCTGAAAATTTTTACAAAGAAGCCCACCAATGCAGTGCAAGATGGGACCAGTCAGAATTTAAAGCCACAGGATTGGAGGAAGAATTCCTGAATGATTTTAAAGCTCCATTTGTGAAATTAAGTCCCTTGAAAATAGCTTGTGTACTAAAAGATAAAATCACATTAGCCGTCAATGAAACAATTTTAATCGTAGCCAGTATTGAAGAGGTATATGTAGCAGCCAATGCTGTTGAAGAAGACGGGTTTATTGCCTTAGACAAGGTAGGTAGCATTACGGTCTCGGGCTTAGATAGCTACCACGCTACAAACAAGCTGGGCAGACTACCTTATGCGAAACCCTTTCAAAAAACTGAATAACATAAACCTGATAGTTGTTTAAAGGGTAACCTATCCTTTTACAATTCCTTTGGCTGAAAAATTCAACTCAAAAAAAATCGCAACACAAATCATACATTGTTATTTAAAAGACGAGGGACAACACTCCTATTAAAAACATTCCACCCACAATAATGCTTATAGGCGGAATGTTTTTTTTTGTAGATTATCTAACGGAATAGGATTGTGCAAAAGAGCGCCCTGCCGGCGTAAGACCTTCCACTCTTAACTGCCCACTAAATTCTTCAAGAAACTTCCCCACTTTTTCTGGATCTTTGGCCGGTTGGTCATTTATATCAGTAATGATAAATCCATTTCCAAACCCAAGATCATTGAGATAACCTCTGGTCATAGAAGAAATTTTGACTCCGTAGGGTATACCGTATCGGTCCATTTCGATGGCATTGATGGTTTCAAGCTTCGCACCCAATAATGCAGAAGCATAAAAGGATCTCTTGATAACTCCGGTCCCTCCCAATAGATTCTGTAGGGTCAATTGAACCGTATTAAGTTTCCCTTCTCTTTTATAACTTACATTGATTTTATCGCCCGGATAGTAGTAAGACAATGCCTCCTCAAAGCTGCCCTTTCCTGTTATTTCAGTTCCGTCAATTTTTACAATTACATCATTTACCTTCATTCCTGATTTTTCTGCAGCACCATTTCTAATCACATGAGAAACGATGACACCATCTAAAGATTGTAGATTCATTTCCTCAGATAAATCAGGGGAAATCTCTTTAATCTCTATCCCCGGAATTGCTTTTTGAACTTCCCCATACCGAATAAGATCATTTGCAATTTTTGTAGCAATATCGACAGGAACAGCAAAACCATAGCCAGTGTAGGAACCTGTTCTACTCAAAATGGCCGTATTAATCCCAACCAACTCACCATTTACATTTACTAATGCTCCTCCGGAGTTTCCGGGATTAATCGGAGCATCTGTTTGGATAAAAGATTCCAAAGGAAACTCACCACCCATAATGTTGATCTGTCGTTCCTTTGCAGAAACTATTCCTGCCGTCACTGTGGAAGTAAGATTGAAAGGATTACCCACTGCCAGTACCCATTCACCTATATTCAATTCCCGACTGCTTCCAATTTCTATGGCCGGAAGGTTATCTGCTTCAATTTTTAGAACTGCAATATCAGTATTTGCATCTGAACCTATTAAACTGGCTTTATACGTTCTTTTCTTATGAATCACTTCAATGGTCTCTGCTTTTTCTATGACATGGTTATTGGTAATGATATAACCATCTTCAGAAAAAATCACACCCGAGCCGGTGCTTACCGTCTGTTGAGCCATCCCTTGGCCGAAGAAATAATCAAAAATACTATACCTTCTAGAATCAGTTCCTGAAAAGTTTTTTATAAACACTACAGAATTGGTGCTGTTTTCAGAAGCTTTCACAAAAGAATCCGGCACGGGACTCATGATGTTTTGGCTCGTTTCTTCAGCCGGAGCCAAATGACGAACTTGAGACATTGGAATTTCTTCGGAAATACTGAATCGTTCAGGGTTTTTAAACGACAATTCTTCGCTCAAATATTGTTGAAACACCCAAGAGCCAATAATCCCTCCCACAAATGCAACAAGAACTAAACCTAAATTTTTTAACATAACTAAAGACTTTGAATACTTAATTAAATACGGCCATTTATTAATTCAAGCCAATTTATTTAACATTTTTTAAACTTTCTTATGACAAAAAATCACAATGTAAATCCAATCCCAATTATGTGCCAAAAAAACATATGGTTTAAAAAGTTTGAAAAAAACGGGAATACTGGTTTTACCTTGTAAATTTGTCAGTAGAAAATAACGCATAATGCCAAGTTCGGCATTGTCCTTTTTTTGAAAGTAAAAAAATTCCATGTCTACAATTAAACGTGTGGCCATCTTAGGCTCAACAGGTAGTATAGGTACACAAGCTTTAGATGTGATTCAGCAACATTCTGACAAATTTGAAGTTGAAGTCCTTACGGCTTTTAATAACAAAGACCTATTAATCAAACAGGCGTTAGCTTTCCAACCAAATGTTGTAGTCATTGGCAATGAAAACCATTATCTTGAGGTTAAAGAGGCTTTGAGCAAACATCCTATTAAGGTATATGCCGGAGATAAGGCACTTGCCTCCGTGGTTGAGATGGAGACGATTGATATTGTGCTTACAGCTTTAGTGGGCTATGCAGGCTTAATACCTACGATCAAGGCCATAGAAGCCGGCAAACCCATCGCCTTAGCCAATAAAGAAACTTTGGTGGTGGCCGGAGATCTTATCACCAAACTCGCCAAAAAGAAAGCTGTAAATATCTACCCGGTAGATTCAGAACATTCGGCGATCTTTCAATGTTTGGTTGGTGAATTTCATAATCCCATCGAAAAAATAATACTTACAGCCTCCGGAGGCCCCTTCCGTGGCAGGGATAGGGAATATTTAAAAAATGTTACCAAAGAACAGGCACTCAAACATCCCAATTGGGACATGGGGGCTAAAATCACAATCGATTCAGCTTCTTTGATGAATAAAGGGCTTGAAGTTATCGAAGCAAAATGGCTTTTTGGATTGGATGCAAGCCAGATTGAGGTAATTGTTCATCCACAATCCATAGTACATTCTTTGGTTCAATTTGAAGACGGTTCGATCAAAGGGCAACTTGGACTACCAGACATGCGTATTCCTATTCAGTTTGCCTTGTCATATCCGGAAAGAGTAAAATCAAATTTTGAAAGATTTAATTTCATGGATTATCCGAATCTTCAATTTGAGAAACCTGATCGACAAACATTCAAAAACTTGGACTTGGCCTTCACGGCCTTAGTAAGAGGTGGGAATGCTGCCTGTTCACTGAATGCTGCCAATGAAATCGCTGTGGCTGCATTTTTGCAGGATAAAGTCAAATTTCTTGAAATGTCAGACTTGATTGAACAGAGTATGGAAAAAATTAGTTTTATTAAAGAACCAAGTTTGGATGACTTAATTGCGACAGACAAGGAAACAAGAATAATTTCAGAAGAATTAATTAGTAGAAAATAAAGAATGGATACATTAATAATGGTAGCGCAATTGCTACTCGGATTGTCGATATTGGTCGGCTTACATGAATTAGGACACCTGCTGGCAGCCAAGATGTTTGGCATGCGTGTCGAAAAGTTTTCTATTGGTTTTCCTCCAAAAATCATAGGATTTCAATGGAAAGAAACAGAATATTCTATAGGAGCAATTCCCCTAGGTGGATTTGTTAAAATCTCCGGAATGGTAGATGAATCGCTTGATTCAGAGCAACTATCGGACGAACCCCAGCCTTGGGAGTTTAGATCCAAACCTGCTTGGCAAAGATTAATCGTGATGCTTGGTGGTATCATCGTAAATGTAATCACCGGGATAATCATATTTGTATTTTTGGTATACAGTAAAGGGGAAACCTATTTTTCAAGAGACCAGGTAATAGAGCATGGGATCGTCGCCTACGATATTGGCGAACAAATAGGCTTGCAGGATGGCGACAAAATACTTGACATCAACGGAGTACCTTATGAATCATTGAATGACCTAAGCAGTGGGAATGCATTGTTAAGCTCAGATGGTTATTATACAGTAGATAGAGACGGCGAAAGAATGAAAATCACAATCCCTAGGGGATTTATCAATTCTTTTTCTGATGAAGAAAGCATGTCTAATTTCATTAGCATTCGATTCCCTTTTAAAATTTTGGAAGTAAATCCTGAAGGAACTGCTGTTGAAGCAGGTATTCAAAAGGGGGATGAAATCGTAGCTGTCAATGAACAACCCATCCAATATTTCAATGAGTTACAAGACGCATTGGCAGTACATAAAGGGGAGACTGTAGCTCTTACGATAGTTAGAGACCAACAAGAAATAATCACCAATACCGAAGTCTTAGAAGATGGGACCATTGGCATTGCCGCAGAAAATTTAATTGAACCTGTTCGCAAAAAATACACCTTTGCAGAATCGATTCCACTGGGAACCGAAAGGGCTTTTAGTGTGGTAATTATCAATGCAAAAGCCATGGGTAAAATGTTTACAGGAGAGGTTTCCACCAAAAACGTTAGTGGGCCTATCGGAATGGCTAAAATTTATGGGTCTACTTGGGATTGGATCAAGTTTTGGTCCATTACAGGCCTGATTTCCATGATTCTGGCCTTCATGAATTTATTACCTATTCCTGCCTTAGATGGAGGGCATGTAATGTTTTTGCTTTACGAAATGGTTTCAGGCAGAAGTCCTTCTGATAGGTTTCTTGAGAATGCCCAGAAAATTGGCATGGTTTTACTGTTAGCAATCATGGTATTTGCCATAGGAAATGACATCCTTAAGCTTTTTACCGGCAGTTAATGACTGAAAAAAACCAAAAAAGGGAAATAATATCTCTTTATTTTTAAATTGCCCTTAATATTTATTTCCTGACAATTTGTTAAAGGAAATAAATTGGCATAAGCCTTGGACAGGGTTTGTATAATAACCTTATTAATAGGGGTTTTTCATATTTCAACAAATTAACATGACACAATACCTGTCATAATGTCTGTATGAACAATAACGACAATCAATTATATCAATCACTAATGATGGGGGATTTTTCGGGAGAAGGCGATCTAATTCAGTTAATTACTGACGACGAGGATGAAAATGGCCAAAAAAACGAAAACTACGCCAAAGAAATACCTATTCTTTCCGTCAGAAACACCGTTTTGTTTCCCGGAGTAGTTATTCCTATAACCGTTGGAAGGCAACGATCTATTAAACTTGTTAAAAAAGCCCAAAAGGGAGACAAATTGATCGGTGTATGTGCACAAAGAAACCCCAACATTGAAGACCCTTCATGGGACGATATTTATAAAGTAGGCACCTTGGCCAAAATTGTAAAAATGATCGTTTTGCCCGATGGCAATACCACAATCATTATTCAAGGAAAAAAGCGTTTTAAAATAGATGAAGAATTAACAGAGGACCCCTATTTCCAAGCAAATGTCACTTATTTGGATGAAACATTCCCTAAAAATGATGAGAAAATAGAGGCCCTTGAGCAGTCCTTAAAGGAAGCAGCTTTTAAAATTTTACAATTAAATCCTGAAATTCCTAGAGAAGCTCAGGTTGCCTTAGATAATATTGACAGCACCCCTTTTCTTACTCATTTCCTCTCTTCCAATATCAATGCCCCTGTTGAGTCCAAACAAAAATTACTTGAGATCAATGATGGCATAGAAAGAGCTACCCTGTTGCTGGAGTTTATGATGAAGGATATCCAAATGCTGGAGCTAAAAAATGAAATCCAAAAAAAGGTCCATACTGACATTGACCAACAGCAAAGGGACTATTTTTTAAGGCAACAGATGAAGGTTCTTCAAACAGAACTGGGTGACGAGGGCCCGGACAAGGAAGTTGAAGAATTAAGGGCACGTGGCAAAAAGAAAAAATGGCCAAAAGTAGTGGCTGACCAATTCAATAAAGAATTGGATAAAATCATGAGAATGAATCCTGCCACAGCAGAATACCCTATCGCCATTAATTATGCAGAGGTGTTGGTAGACCTACCATGGAATGAATATACTACCGACAATTTTGACTTGAATAGAGCCAAGAAAATCCTTGATCGTGACCATTCCGGCTTGGACAAAGTCAAAGATCGAATCATTGAATATTTGGCAGTATTAAAACTAAAGCAAGACCTTAAAGGACCAATTCTTTGTTTATATGGACCTCCCGGTGTAGGAAAAACATCCTTAGGTAAATCTATCGCTAAAGCCTTGGGCAGAAAGTATGTACGAATGTCCTTAGGGGGACTTCATGATGAGTCTGAAATTAGGGGGCATCGAAAAACCTATATCGGTGCCATGCCGGGCAAAATCATTCAAAACATGAAAAAAGGAAAATCATCAAATCCTGTTTTTGTGTTGGACGAAATAGATAAACTCAGCACGGATTTTAGAGGAGACCCATCTTCTGCCTTTTTAGAAGTATTGGACCCTGAACAAAACAATGCTTTTGTGGACAATTACTTGGAGGTAGATTATGATTTGTCTAAGGTACTATTTATTGCCACCGCCAATACGCTGGAAACTTTGCAGCCTGCCCTTAGAGACCGGATGGAGATCATAGAGGTGACGGGCTACACCATGGAGGAAAAAGTGGAAATTTCAAAAAAACACCTGGTACCCAAACAGAGGAAAGAACATGGTCTTAAAGCCAAGGACATTACCTTCTCCAATGATTCTTTGGTCAAAATCATAGAAGATTACACGCGAGAATCCGGGGTTAGAAGTTTGGAAAGGCAAATTGGGAAGGTTATAAGAAATATTGCCAAGTCCATAGCGATGGAAGAACCATATCAGAAAAAAATAACTCCGGCATTGGTAAGAAAAATTCTAGGTGGTGAAATATTCGACAAAGAATTTTATCAAGACAATTCTTTGGCAGGAGTGGTTACAGGCCTAGCCTGGACATCTGTGGGAGGAGAAATTTTATTTATTGAAGCAAGTATTAGCAAAGGAAAAGGAAAACTTACACTTTCCGGTCAGCTGGGTGATGTCATGAAAGAATCTGCCATGACAGCCATATCTTATCTTAAATCTCATGCGGACGATCTGGACATAGATTATCGGGTATTTGATCAGTATGATCTACATATTCATGTACCTGCCGGAGCAGTACCTAAAGACGGGCCATCTGCCGGTATCACTATGCTCACAGCCATTGCATCTGTTTATACCCAGAGAAAAGTAAAAACAAAACTGGCCATGACAGGGGAGATCACCTTGAGAGGTAAAGTAATGCCGGTAGGTGGAATCAAAGAAAAAATATTAGCTGCAAAAAGGGCCGGGATCGAAGACATTATCCTTTGCAAACGAAATCAAAGAGACATAGAAGAAATTGATGATTCTTACCTCAAAGGAGTCAAATTTCATTTTGTAGACCATGTAAGCGAAGTATTAGCCTTGGCGCTTCTAGAAGAAAAAGTGTCTAATCCGGTGAAATTCAGCTTCGAAAGTGAAGGAAAGAAATCTGAAGCATCGTAAAAGAACTGAAAAATGAACCATTTAACACCAAAGCAAATTGTTGCTGAACTGGATAAATATATAATTGGGCAGAATGAGGCAAAAAGAAATGTCGCGATTGCTTTAAGGAACAGAATTCGCCGGCTTATGGTGAAATCTGACCTTCAAAAGGACATCGTTCCCAATAACATCTTGATGATAGGCTCTACGGGAGTTGGTAAAACTGAAATCGCTAGAAGATTGGCGAAAATTGCCAATGCACCTTTCACAAAAGTAGAGGCATCCAAGTTTACTGAAGTAGGCTATGTTGGAAGAGATGTAGAATCTATGGTAAGAGATTTGGTGGAACATGCCGTAAATCTGGTTAAAGAAGCAAAAAATGAAGAAGTAAAGGAAAAAGCAGCAGTGATTGTTGAAGACATGCTTCTGGATATTTTGATTCCTCCGGTAAGAGGAACAGGTTTTAGCACTACACAAAAAGAGAATTTTAACCCTGACAATGCCAGTGAGCAAGAGCTCAATGAAAAAACCAGAGAGCGATTCAAAGAGAAATTGAAGCATGGAGAACTGGAAGAAAGGAAAATCGAAATCAATGTAAAGCAGTCTTCTCCTGCAGGAATTGGTATGGTGGGAAATGGCATGATGGACGAAGCCAGTATGGCAGGCATTCAAGACATGCTTAGCAATATGATGCCGAAGCGTACCAAAAAAAGAAAAGTCACTATTTCGGAAGCTCGAAAAATTTTAATGGAGGAAGAAGCTTCCAAGCTTATTGATTTTGATGAAGTAAAAGAAGAAGCCATCAAGCTTGCAGAGAACAATGGGATCATATTTATTGATGAAATAGACAAAATTGCTTCAAGCTCAAGTAAATCAGGTGGACCGGATGTCAGTAGAGAAGGTGTACAAAGAGATTTGCTTCCGATTGTAGAAGGTAGTGCTGTCAATACCAAGTATGGTTTGGTACATACAGACCATGTACTGTTTATAGCAGCAGGAGCATTTCACGTCAGCAAACCTTCGGATCTGATCCCCGAATTACAGGGAAGATTTCCAATTCGTGTAGAACTTACCAGTTTGACTCAAGAGGACTTCTATAAAATACTTAAGGATCCAAAAAATGCCCTTACCAAGCAATATCAGGCTTTATTTGAAGCAGAGGAAGTTTATTTAGAATATACTGACGATGCCATCCAAGAGATTGCCTCACTGGCATTTAGTATCAATGAAGAAGTAGAAAATATCGGTGCAAGAAGGTTACATACAGTTATGAGTCATTTATTAAACGACTTTTTGTTTGAGGTTCCGGATTCAATTGGTCCCAATAGCAAAATCATGATTACAAAAGATCTTGTCAATGAAAGGTTAAGCTCTTTGGTGAAAAACAGAGACCTTTCCCAATTCATCCTTTAATACCTATGAAATAAAACTAACTTGCCATCAGGTGTGATCTGGAACCACACCTGATGGCAACATAGGTAGCTTATATAGTTTTACACCACAAGCATCCTGAATGGCATTCCGCAAAGCAGGAGCAATGCATACGATCGGAGCCTCCCCTGCCCCGGAGGAAGGAAGATCCTCTCTATTCAACAATATTACTTTCATTTCAGGTACGTCACTGAACCTAGGCACGCGGTAGGAAGTTAGACCGGGATTTGTCAACTTGGCATCTTTAAAGTCTACCGCTTCAAATAGCGCCCCTCCTAAGCCTTGTAGTACACAACCTACAACCTGACTTTTAAGATGTCTGGGGTTGATGATCACACCACATTCAAAGGCAGTCACCACCCTACGGACGTTCAATTTTCTCGATTCACTTTCCACCTTTACCTCAACGAAGGTGGCTACAAAGCCTCCTTTAACCGTCCCACAAGCCATTCCATACCCTGTTTCAGCTTGGCTTTTTTCCTTTCCCCAACCAAAGGCTTCGGCCCCTGCTTTTATTACATCTATTAACCTAGGCTTTTCCAGATGTGCGATCCTAAATTGCAATGGATCATATTTTAAATCTCGTGCCAAATCATTAACGATAGACTCAATAGCAAAAATATTGGCAGTTGATGATAACGCCCTATAAGATCCTTGACGCAATGGTGAAGATGAGCGGTGATACTCCAAGTGTTCTTGGGCCCCCGAATAAGGGAAATCTATTCCTGCAGCTCCAGAATTGTAATTATGGAATTCCCAAGTGTTAATTTTCCCTTGGTTTACAGAAGCCTTGACCTCAATCACTCCCGCAGGTCGAAAATAAGCCCATTTAAATTCTTCCTCCCTTGTCCAGCAAACTTTCACCGGACGACCAGCTTTTTTGGATAATTTGGCTGCTTCAATCCCTACATCACTGCTTTGCTTTCCTCCGTAACCGGAGCCTGTATCAGGAACATGAACACGTATTTTATTTAATGGAAGACCAAATTCTTTTGCCAAGTCTTCATGCAAACCAAAAGGGCGTTGAGTCCCTGCCCAGACCTCCACTTCACCATCCTTCCAATGGGCTATGGCCGCCCGGGTTTCCAATGGCACATGGGCAATATAATCAATCTCAAAGCGCTGATTAATTTTCAATGAAGCACCTTCATAACTATCTTCAAGACTTTTACTTTTCGATTTTCCTTCCTTAGAGGTTTTAATTAAATGTTCAAAGAGCTCTGCACGCTCAACCAGAGCCCCTTCCCCCCAAGTACAATCAATAGCAGCCAATGCCATTGCTGCTTTTCCGGGGCTATCTGCTACAAGTCCAATAAAATCTCCATCTCTAACCAACATTACACCTGGGATTTTTTCAGCATTTGTCGTTTCGACATGAAGTAGTTTAGCCCCATAAGCAGGAGCACGCAATATTTTACCGTAAACCATATTTGGCAAAACCATATCAGAAACATACTTATGGCTTCCGTTGATAAAATCTTTTCCATTAATTTTGGAAATAGATTGTCCTGCAACTTTCCACTTGGCCGGAGCTATTGTGGAGACATCTTTAT of the Cyclobacterium marinum DSM 745 genome contains:
- the hslU gene encoding ATP-dependent protease ATPase subunit HslU, yielding MNHLTPKQIVAELDKYIIGQNEAKRNVAIALRNRIRRLMVKSDLQKDIVPNNILMIGSTGVGKTEIARRLAKIANAPFTKVEASKFTEVGYVGRDVESMVRDLVEHAVNLVKEAKNEEVKEKAAVIVEDMLLDILIPPVRGTGFSTTQKENFNPDNASEQELNEKTRERFKEKLKHGELEERKIEINVKQSSPAGIGMVGNGMMDEASMAGIQDMLSNMMPKRTKKRKVTISEARKILMEEEASKLIDFDEVKEEAIKLAENNGIIFIDEIDKIASSSSKSGGPDVSREGVQRDLLPIVEGSAVNTKYGLVHTDHVLFIAAGAFHVSKPSDLIPELQGRFPIRVELTSLTQEDFYKILKDPKNALTKQYQALFEAEEVYLEYTDDAIQEIASLAFSINEEVENIGARRLHTVMSHLLNDFLFEVPDSIGPNSKIMITKDLVNERLSSLVKNRDLSQFIL
- a CDS encoding xanthine dehydrogenase family protein molybdopterin-binding subunit, whose amino-acid sequence is MTPNPDKYLFPTLSDWKSSEGGMSRRKFFKLMGAGAATYILFTDVFVSTAATADDKFEFPDKDLISSWIHISDAGKITVFTGKVEIGQNIRTSLSQVVAEELSVAPQEIKMIMGDTSLTPYDRGTYGSLTTLQISPILRLAAANLKGILLEEAETVLGVATSQLQLKDGKVLDVGSAKSVDFGALLSGKKVLRKINKDVSTIAPAKWKVAGQSISKINGKDFINGSHKYVSDMVLPNMVYGKILRAPAYGAKLLHVETTNAEKIPGVMLVRDGDFIGLVADSPGKAAMALAAIDCTWGEGALVERAELFEHLIKTSKEGKSKSKSLEDSYEGASLKINQRFEIDYIAHVPLETRAAIAHWKDGEVEVWAGTQRPFGLHEDLAKEFGLPLNKIRVHVPDTGSGYGGKQSSDVGIEAAKLSKKAGRPVKVCWTREEEFKWAYFRPAGVIEVKASVNQGKINTWEFHNYNSGAAGIDFPYSGAQEHLEYHRSSSPLRQGSYRALSSTANIFAIESIVNDLARDLKYDPLQFRIAHLEKPRLIDVIKAGAEAFGWGKEKSQAETGYGMACGTVKGGFVATFVEVKVESESRKLNVRRVVTAFECGVIINPRHLKSQVVGCVLQGLGGALFEAVDFKDAKLTNPGLTSYRVPRFSDVPEMKVILLNREDLPSSGAGEAPIVCIAPALRNAIQDACGVKLYKLPMLPSGVVPDHT